Proteins from a genomic interval of Alteromonas macleodii ATCC 27126:
- the ilvD gene encoding dihydroxy-acid dehydratase codes for MPKLRSATTTQGRNMAGARALWRATGMKDSDFGKPIIAIANSFTQFVPGHVHLKDLGQLVARSVEEAGGVAKEFNTIAVDDGIAMGHSGMLYSLPSREIIADAVEYMVNAHCADAIVCISNCDKITPGMLMASMRLNVPVIFVSGGPMEAGKTKLSDQLIKLDLVDAMVAAADDKVSDADTDEIERSACPTCGSCSGMFTANSMNCLTEALGLSLPGNGSMLATHADREGLFKQAGKQIVELCKRYYGDDDDSVLPRNISNFKAFENAMSLDIAMGGSTNTILHLLAAAMEGEVPFTMADIDRLSRKVPHLCKVAPSTPKYHMEDVHRAGGVLGILNELNKAGLLNTDVNHVLGKPLTDVISEWDITNPENEDAITFYRAGPAGIRTTKAFSQDCRWDEADDDRENGCIRSIDHAFSQEGGLAVLYGNVAEDGCIVKTAGVDESILKFNGTARIYESQDDAVAGILGDEVKAGDVVFIRYEGPRGGPGMQEMLYPTSYLKSKGLGKHCALVTDGRFSGGTSGLSIGHCSPEAASGGGIGLVEDGDKIEIDIPNRSINIAINDEELAERRAKMEASDKPWKPKDRVREVSTSLKTFAALATSADKGAVRDVTKLENL; via the coding sequence ATGCCCAAGTTACGTTCAGCAACTACCACCCAAGGTAGAAATATGGCGGGAGCTCGCGCGTTATGGCGAGCAACTGGAATGAAAGACTCTGATTTCGGCAAGCCTATTATTGCTATTGCGAACTCATTTACGCAGTTCGTACCTGGGCATGTTCACCTAAAAGATCTCGGCCAATTAGTGGCACGCAGCGTTGAAGAAGCGGGTGGTGTGGCGAAAGAATTCAACACTATCGCAGTGGATGACGGTATCGCCATGGGGCACAGCGGTATGCTGTATAGCTTACCATCTCGAGAAATCATTGCTGATGCAGTGGAATACATGGTGAACGCACATTGCGCCGATGCCATTGTTTGCATTTCTAACTGCGACAAGATTACCCCGGGAATGCTAATGGCGTCTATGCGCTTGAACGTACCGGTCATTTTTGTGTCTGGGGGCCCAATGGAAGCGGGTAAAACCAAGCTTTCAGACCAGCTTATTAAACTAGACTTGGTTGACGCCATGGTAGCGGCTGCTGACGACAAAGTTAGCGATGCTGATACCGACGAAATTGAGCGCTCAGCCTGCCCTACCTGCGGCTCATGTTCAGGGATGTTCACCGCGAACTCCATGAACTGTCTAACCGAAGCGTTAGGTTTATCCTTGCCGGGCAACGGCTCTATGCTGGCTACCCACGCCGATCGTGAAGGTTTATTTAAACAAGCGGGCAAACAAATTGTTGAGCTGTGCAAGCGTTACTACGGCGACGATGATGACAGTGTATTACCACGTAATATCTCTAACTTTAAGGCTTTTGAGAATGCCATGAGCTTGGATATTGCCATGGGGGGGTCGACCAATACCATTTTGCATCTGTTAGCAGCGGCAATGGAAGGCGAAGTGCCGTTTACTATGGCAGACATCGACAGATTGTCTCGCAAAGTCCCTCACCTATGCAAAGTGGCACCTTCAACACCCAAATATCACATGGAAGACGTACACCGAGCGGGTGGCGTTTTGGGTATTTTGAACGAGCTAAATAAGGCTGGCTTGCTGAACACCGATGTTAATCATGTTTTAGGAAAACCGCTTACCGACGTTATCAGCGAGTGGGACATCACTAACCCTGAAAACGAAGACGCTATTACCTTTTATCGCGCGGGTCCTGCGGGTATTCGCACGACAAAAGCATTTAGCCAAGATTGTCGCTGGGACGAAGCCGATGACGACCGCGAAAACGGCTGCATTCGCTCTATCGACCATGCGTTCAGTCAAGAAGGTGGCCTAGCCGTGCTTTACGGTAATGTGGCTGAAGATGGCTGTATTGTAAAAACGGCTGGCGTAGATGAGTCTATTCTTAAATTCAACGGAACTGCGAGAATCTACGAAAGCCAAGATGATGCGGTAGCAGGTATCTTGGGCGATGAAGTAAAAGCCGGTGATGTGGTCTTCATTCGCTACGAAGGTCCCCGCGGCGGCCCGGGTATGCAAGAAATGCTGTACCCAACGTCTTACTTGAAATCTAAAGGGTTAGGCAAGCACTGCGCTTTGGTAACAGACGGACGCTTTAGTGGCGGTACCAGTGGGTTGTCTATAGGTCACTGCTCACCTGAAGCCGCCAGTGGTGGTGGCATTGGTCTAGTGGAAGATGGCGATAAAATTGAAATAGATATCCCCAATAGAAGTATCAATATTGCTATTAACGATGAAGAACTAGCAGAACGCCGCGCGAAAATGGAAGCCAGTGATAAGCCTTGGAAGCCGAAAGATCGCGTTCGTGAAGTCTCCACATCTCTTAAAACCTTTGCGGCGTTAGCAACCAGTGCCGATAAAGGTGCAGTGCGTGATGTGACTAAGCTGGAAAATCTATAA
- a CDS encoding trimeric intracellular cation channel family protein: MFDWFHWLNLAGVAVCAISGTLMAYQKRMDGFGVVVLASATAIGGGTLRDVMLDVPVFWIADTDYLYTTLIAAFIPIIWLRISPRFPFHYLLIADAFGLALFNVVGIEKALANDTGMAVAVAMGTITGVFGGLLRDVICREVPLVLNGELYAMTCIAGGVVYGIGMQMELATQWCGIAALVTTVLFRLGAMRWHWQLPVFYNDHH, encoded by the coding sequence ATGTTTGATTGGTTTCATTGGTTAAACTTAGCGGGGGTTGCAGTGTGCGCAATTTCCGGCACCCTGATGGCCTATCAAAAGCGTATGGATGGATTTGGCGTGGTCGTGCTTGCCAGCGCAACCGCCATTGGCGGCGGAACACTGCGTGATGTCATGTTAGATGTCCCGGTCTTCTGGATTGCCGATACCGATTATTTATACACCACACTGATAGCCGCCTTTATACCCATTATCTGGCTGCGTATTAGTCCACGCTTTCCTTTTCACTATTTATTAATTGCCGATGCTTTCGGGCTAGCGCTGTTTAACGTAGTAGGCATAGAGAAAGCCTTGGCAAACGACACAGGCATGGCCGTGGCGGTTGCCATGGGCACCATTACCGGCGTGTTTGGCGGTCTGTTACGGGACGTTATTTGCCGAGAGGTACCGCTGGTACTCAACGGCGAACTGTATGCCATGACCTGTATTGCAGGGGGCGTGGTTTATGGAATAGGCATGCAAATGGAACTCGCCACACAGTGGTGTGGTATTGCGGCCCTTGTCACAACCGTACTGTTTAGGCTTGGCGCCATGCGCTGGCATTGGCAGCTGCCCGTTTTCTACAACGACCACCACTAG
- a CDS encoding YifB family Mg chelatase-like AAA ATPase — protein MGMAVVKTFAGQGVAAPEVSVEIHLANGLPAFQLVGMAETSVKEARERVRSALINSGFEFPAKRITVNLAPADIPKFGGRFDLPIAVGILAASGYISDISLLNIAFVGELALNGEIKPVNGLIPVVMAAEHEDIALVYPGDNDVEAALVSHATRYPAFDLQSVYEHLSGNKKLAKGQPFTSRALNSPLSGWDDIIGQEQAKRALVIAASGAHNLLMVGPPGTGKSLLASRMLSLLPDMSEEEALEVAAIHSVKGEKLHAERFLTRHLRSPHHTSSAVALTGGGSNPVPGEISLAHNGILFLDELPEFGRKALDVLREPLETGDVHLSRASGSATYPANFQLVAAMNPSPTGDIDDNRLTPQQQLNYLNRLSGPLLDRIDIQVEVPRLPDYDLPERANRSDDSIHATRERVIAARHKQGLRQGKPNGALHAGELADICLLDDADLQFLQAAAKQLNLSMRVFHRTLKVARTIADLEEQNAVSRAHIAEALGYRALDNLIKQLSTS, from the coding sequence ATGGGAATGGCTGTTGTTAAAACCTTTGCAGGGCAGGGCGTGGCAGCGCCAGAGGTAAGTGTAGAGATTCACCTAGCTAATGGATTACCTGCTTTTCAACTGGTCGGTATGGCAGAAACCAGCGTTAAAGAAGCGCGAGAAAGAGTACGCAGTGCCCTGATAAACAGTGGTTTTGAGTTTCCCGCAAAACGAATAACCGTCAATTTAGCGCCGGCAGATATTCCCAAGTTTGGCGGGCGGTTCGACCTTCCCATCGCCGTAGGCATTTTAGCTGCGTCGGGCTACATCTCAGACATTAGCCTGCTCAACATTGCCTTTGTGGGCGAGCTTGCATTAAACGGCGAAATAAAGCCAGTAAACGGGCTTATTCCTGTGGTAATGGCAGCTGAACACGAAGACATTGCGCTCGTATACCCGGGTGATAATGACGTAGAGGCTGCATTGGTTTCTCACGCAACACGCTATCCTGCTTTCGATTTACAGTCTGTTTATGAACACCTTTCCGGCAACAAAAAACTTGCTAAAGGCCAACCGTTTACCTCGCGAGCACTTAACAGTCCCCTTTCAGGGTGGGATGACATTATCGGCCAAGAGCAGGCCAAACGAGCGCTTGTTATCGCAGCAAGTGGAGCACACAATTTACTTATGGTGGGGCCTCCTGGCACAGGTAAAAGCCTGCTCGCCAGCCGAATGCTATCGCTATTACCCGATATGAGCGAGGAAGAAGCGTTGGAAGTGGCAGCCATTCACTCTGTGAAAGGCGAAAAACTGCATGCAGAGCGTTTTTTAACCCGCCACTTGCGTTCGCCCCACCATACTAGCTCTGCGGTGGCACTTACTGGCGGCGGCTCTAACCCAGTGCCAGGTGAAATATCGCTGGCTCATAATGGTATTTTGTTTCTAGACGAACTGCCTGAATTTGGGCGAAAAGCACTGGATGTATTGCGCGAGCCACTTGAAACCGGCGACGTGCATTTGTCTCGTGCTTCAGGAAGCGCCACATACCCCGCTAACTTTCAATTAGTAGCGGCAATGAACCCAAGCCCGACAGGTGACATTGATGATAACCGACTAACCCCGCAGCAACAGCTCAACTACTTGAACCGATTATCGGGCCCACTGCTTGACAGAATTGATATACAAGTCGAAGTGCCGCGGCTACCTGACTACGACCTGCCAGAGCGTGCCAATAGATCTGACGACTCGATACACGCAACGCGAGAGCGGGTCATTGCAGCGCGTCACAAACAAGGGCTACGGCAAGGTAAGCCAAATGGGGCGCTGCACGCGGGTGAGCTTGCCGATATATGCTTACTTGATGACGCTGATTTGCAGTTTTTACAAGCCGCTGCTAAACAGCTTAATTTGTCTATGCGGGTATTTCATCGCACGTTAAAAGTGGCAAGAACCATTGCTGACCTTGAAGAGCAAAACGCTGTATCGCGGGCGCACATTGCAGAAGCATTGGGCTATCGCGCCCTCGATAACCTTATTAAACAGTTGAGCACTAGCTAA
- the ilvY gene encoding HTH-type transcriptional activator IlvY, which translates to MDFRSLQLFNHLATSLHFGITAEAMYVSPSTLSRVIQRLEDELSCTLFKRDNRKVALTHSGHKLLSFSKQALKDWQQLKVDLKEDNDALQGELSVFCSVTASQSHLPAMLRQFRQQHPGVDIRLITGDPALAIEKVKGKECDLSIAIYTPDMPTDLHFTALDNVPLVLIAPREWRLTQLSQLDWTKHQVIMPETGPTRRTAYHWFAEHGIRPNVYAYVGGNEAIVSMVALECGVGFVPKVVLDHSSMANAVTQIPVEDIEPYALGLCCLQDKQNEPLINAFMQLNLQTRG; encoded by the coding sequence ATGGATTTTCGCAGTCTACAGCTGTTCAATCACCTAGCTACCAGCCTACATTTTGGCATTACCGCCGAGGCCATGTATGTGTCGCCTTCTACATTAAGCCGCGTGATTCAGCGCCTTGAGGACGAGTTAAGCTGTACACTGTTTAAACGTGATAACCGCAAAGTGGCGCTAACCCACAGTGGGCACAAGCTGCTGTCTTTTTCAAAGCAAGCGCTGAAGGATTGGCAGCAGCTAAAGGTCGACTTAAAAGAAGATAACGACGCATTGCAGGGAGAGCTCAGCGTATTTTGCTCGGTTACCGCTAGTCAAAGCCACTTACCCGCTATGCTTAGACAGTTCAGGCAACAGCACCCGGGTGTTGATATACGCCTAATTACCGGCGATCCTGCCCTTGCGATAGAAAAAGTGAAAGGCAAAGAGTGCGACTTATCTATTGCTATCTACACCCCTGATATGCCGACAGATTTACATTTCACCGCGCTTGATAATGTACCTTTGGTACTTATTGCTCCAAGAGAGTGGCGACTTACTCAACTAAGCCAGTTGGACTGGACCAAGCATCAGGTGATTATGCCCGAAACTGGCCCAACCCGTCGTACTGCCTATCACTGGTTTGCTGAACACGGTATTCGTCCAAATGTGTATGCTTATGTCGGCGGTAACGAGGCCATCGTGAGCATGGTGGCACTTGAATGTGGCGTGGGATTTGTGCCTAAAGTGGTACTTGATCACTCCAGTATGGCCAATGCTGTAACCCAAATACCTGTTGAAGATATTGAGCCTTATGCTTTAGGTTTATGCTGCTTGCAGGATAAGCAAAACGAGCCGCTTATAAACGCCTTTATGCAGCTTAATTTGCAAACGCGTGGCTAA
- the ilvC gene encoding ketol-acid reductoisomerase: MANYFNTLSLRQQLDQLGRCRFMARDEFADGCQFLKGKKIVIVGCGAQGLNQGLNMRDSGLDVSYALRQAAIDEQRDSYKRATSNGFTVGTYQQLIPEADVVYNLTPDKQHASVVEAVMPLMKEGATLGYSHGFNIVEEGQQIRSDITVIMCAPKSPGSEVREEYKRGFGVPTLIAVHPENDPEGKGWDQAKALASATGGDRAGVLESSFVAEVKSDLMGEQTILCGMQQVAAVLAFEKMVDDGIEPGYAGALIQYGLEAITEALKIGGVTNMMDRLSNPAKVKAFELSEQLTDLLRPLFEKHQDDIISGEFSRTMMEDWANGDANLLKWREETGETAFENAPAYEGEISEQEFFDHGILLVAMIKCGVEVAFDVMVEAGILPESAYYESLHETPLISNTIARKRLYEMNVVISDTAEYGNYLFANAAIPILREKFMPTIDTSVIGKGLAATSNQVENKRLVEINEAIRSHGVESVGKTLRGYMTDMKAIIG; the protein is encoded by the coding sequence ATGGCTAATTATTTCAACACCCTGTCACTTCGCCAGCAGTTAGATCAGCTTGGCCGCTGCCGTTTCATGGCACGCGATGAATTCGCTGACGGTTGTCAGTTCTTAAAAGGCAAGAAAATTGTCATTGTAGGCTGCGGCGCGCAGGGCCTTAACCAAGGCCTGAATATGCGTGACTCAGGGTTAGATGTTTCTTATGCGCTGCGTCAAGCAGCCATTGATGAGCAACGCGACTCATATAAGCGCGCAACCAGTAACGGATTTACCGTTGGTACTTACCAACAGCTCATTCCAGAAGCAGACGTAGTATATAACTTAACACCTGATAAGCAGCACGCTAGCGTAGTCGAAGCCGTTATGCCGCTTATGAAAGAAGGTGCAACGCTAGGTTACTCTCACGGTTTCAATATCGTTGAAGAAGGGCAGCAAATTCGTAGCGATATCACAGTAATCATGTGTGCGCCGAAAAGCCCGGGTTCTGAAGTACGTGAAGAATATAAGCGTGGCTTCGGTGTACCAACTCTGATTGCTGTACACCCAGAAAACGACCCTGAAGGTAAAGGTTGGGATCAGGCCAAAGCACTTGCAAGTGCAACGGGCGGTGACCGCGCAGGTGTACTTGAGTCATCATTTGTGGCTGAAGTTAAATCTGACCTCATGGGCGAGCAAACCATTTTGTGTGGTATGCAACAAGTTGCAGCGGTACTTGCGTTTGAAAAAATGGTTGATGACGGTATCGAGCCAGGATACGCAGGTGCACTTATTCAGTACGGCCTAGAAGCTATTACTGAAGCACTTAAGATTGGCGGTGTGACTAACATGATGGACCGTCTATCAAACCCTGCAAAAGTGAAAGCGTTTGAGCTTTCTGAGCAGTTAACTGATTTACTTCGTCCGCTATTTGAAAAGCACCAAGACGACATCATCAGCGGTGAGTTCTCTCGCACCATGATGGAAGATTGGGCCAATGGCGATGCGAACCTGCTTAAGTGGCGTGAAGAAACCGGTGAAACCGCGTTTGAAAACGCACCGGCTTATGAAGGTGAAATCAGTGAACAAGAATTCTTTGACCACGGCATCTTACTGGTTGCCATGATCAAGTGTGGTGTTGAAGTTGCGTTCGACGTAATGGTTGAAGCCGGTATTTTACCTGAGTCTGCGTACTATGAATCACTGCATGAAACACCGCTTATTTCTAACACAATCGCACGTAAGCGTTTGTATGAAATGAACGTGGTTATTTCAGACACAGCAGAATACGGAAACTATTTGTTTGCTAACGCAGCAATTCCAATTTTGCGTGAGAAATTTATGCCTACCATTGATACCAGCGTTATCGGTAAGGGTTTAGCCGCTACTTCTAATCAGGTAGAGAACAAACGCCTTGTTGAAATTAACGAAGCCATCCGCTCACACGGTGTGGAATCGGTAGGTAAGACCTTACGTGGCTACATGACTGACATGAAGGCCATCATAGGTTAG
- a CDS encoding multidrug effflux MFS transporter: MPQTSNGVSEDTAVVQKPALGLVEFVALMATMTSLVALSIDAMLPALIQIGESLQVAEAHQTHLIVTVFFLGMALGQMFFGPFSDSRGRRLTILVGLCIFALGTFVCMMATNLETMLVGRVIQAFGVSGPRIASMAIIRDLYVGDAMAKVMSFIMMVFILVPMLAPIIGQTVMELTSWFHIFTMFLIVATMAGIWFFSRQGETLPRARRKKFSWAQFFASSKFILTNPAVMGYTFAMGCIFGAFLAYLSASQTIFTVFYNVGEWFPYIFATLAFSIGLASYFNGKMVMRFGMRKLCRFALKGVNGFAVVYLALLLAYDGLPPLIPTVTVMFVGFFFVGILFGNLNAMAMQPLGDMAGLGAAIIGSFSSLFSVPVALFVDSFLNGNLMPIGWGFLVFFALSYVSVRYAERVREGSI; this comes from the coding sequence ATGCCCCAGACTTCTAATGGCGTATCTGAGGATACTGCAGTTGTGCAAAAGCCAGCGCTTGGCCTTGTTGAATTTGTTGCGCTAATGGCTACGATGACATCCCTTGTCGCGTTGAGCATTGACGCTATGCTGCCTGCGTTGATTCAAATTGGCGAGTCACTACAGGTCGCCGAGGCGCATCAAACCCACTTAATCGTTACCGTGTTCTTTTTAGGCATGGCACTGGGTCAAATGTTCTTTGGGCCTTTTTCCGATAGCCGCGGCCGTCGCCTAACTATATTAGTGGGCCTGTGTATTTTCGCCTTAGGTACATTTGTTTGCATGATGGCCACCAATTTGGAGACCATGCTGGTAGGTCGCGTTATTCAAGCATTTGGGGTGTCTGGGCCACGAATAGCCTCTATGGCAATTATTCGCGACCTTTACGTTGGCGATGCGATGGCAAAAGTCATGTCGTTTATCATGATGGTGTTTATATTAGTGCCTATGTTGGCGCCTATTATTGGGCAAACGGTGATGGAGTTGACCTCATGGTTCCATATTTTCACTATGTTTCTCATTGTGGCTACCATGGCCGGCATTTGGTTTTTTTCTCGTCAAGGGGAAACCCTGCCAAGAGCAAGGCGTAAAAAGTTTTCATGGGCGCAGTTTTTCGCATCTTCAAAGTTCATTCTCACTAACCCAGCAGTGATGGGTTACACCTTTGCCATGGGCTGTATTTTTGGGGCATTCTTGGCGTATTTAAGTGCTTCGCAAACCATATTTACTGTGTTTTACAACGTAGGTGAATGGTTTCCCTACATCTTTGCAACGCTTGCTTTTTCAATTGGTCTCGCCTCTTACTTTAACGGCAAAATGGTAATGCGTTTTGGGATGCGCAAGCTTTGTCGTTTTGCACTTAAAGGAGTTAACGGGTTTGCTGTTGTGTATTTAGCGTTGCTGTTGGCGTACGACGGCTTGCCGCCTTTAATTCCTACGGTTACGGTTATGTTTGTAGGCTTTTTCTTTGTGGGCATACTGTTTGGTAACTTAAACGCCATGGCGATGCAGCCGCTTGGCGATATGGCAGGTTTAGGCGCGGCCATAATTGGCTCATTTTCTAGCCTTTTCTCGGTGCCTGTTGCACTGTTCGTCGACAGTTTCTTAAATGGAAATTTAATGCCTATCGGCTGGGGATTTCTCGTCTTTTTTGCTTTGTCTTACGTATCCGTACGCTATGCTGAGCGCGTTCGTGAAGGTTCTATTTAG
- a CDS encoding alpha/beta hydrolase family protein gives MSSNKALLPTTLVTLLLLVCSFSTLGADQTKAEPEYEKFSSLPTYWTPSLSPDGSKIAFVQNVEQEEAFAMLATYDLKKGEKHYLLRSDNERVKINWYNWVNNERLVVSARYETRRGTTKVHDTRLLSIKFDGEGGAFNLVEWERIKRRAGNPNHIPQFHDDVIDWLPDDPEHILIALDAEVLGLPSVYKINVNDGGVSRIIRGKKRIRDWMTDQQNNVRIGVSLDYDTGEREVFLKEGDDWRTLFAYNAMSDKGEYPVGFAKDPNILYFKGYKGDFRALYTLNLTTNERTEVYADEGYDVNGSLIYSPVTRDAIGVRHDGRHYWDERYVALQNGIDAGLPDYDNTLVSFSDDEQTYVVYSESDTLPGVYLLGDRKEGTLVMLFEQYAQIDPAKLSEHTLIEYEARDGIKIEAYLTLPKGEGPFPTIIHPHGGPGARDFSGFDYWTAYFTSKGYAVLRPNFRGSRGYGYSFAQSQMKGWGLAMQDDITDAANWMVEQGHAEQDNMCIVGASYGGYAALMATVKTPDLFKCAVSFAGVSSLKHVIIHSRRFLNNEFVKNQIGDDYDDLEARSPYYNAKGIKTPILLVHGDEDRVVPPLHSRYMADELDDYDKVYKYVELESGDHNLSIQRNRHIFFKEMDAFLDQHLRPASKASAATANVSASE, from the coding sequence ATGTCTTCTAATAAGGCTCTCTTACCTACGACACTAGTTACTTTGCTACTGTTGGTTTGCTCTTTCTCCACACTGGGCGCAGATCAAACTAAGGCAGAACCCGAGTACGAAAAATTCAGTTCTTTGCCAACGTATTGGACTCCGTCGCTGTCACCCGATGGCTCAAAAATCGCTTTTGTTCAAAACGTTGAGCAAGAAGAAGCGTTTGCCATGCTTGCCACTTACGACTTAAAAAAGGGTGAAAAGCACTACCTACTGCGATCGGACAATGAACGCGTAAAAATAAACTGGTACAACTGGGTGAACAATGAACGGCTGGTGGTTAGCGCTCGTTACGAAACCCGCCGTGGCACCACGAAAGTTCACGACACACGGTTGTTAAGCATTAAGTTTGACGGTGAAGGCGGTGCATTCAACTTGGTTGAATGGGAGAGAATAAAGCGTCGAGCAGGTAACCCGAACCACATTCCTCAATTTCACGATGACGTTATCGACTGGCTGCCTGACGATCCAGAACATATTCTAATTGCCTTAGACGCTGAGGTGTTGGGGCTGCCGTCGGTTTACAAAATCAATGTTAATGATGGTGGCGTAAGTCGCATTATTCGCGGGAAAAAACGCATTAGAGATTGGATGACGGACCAACAAAATAACGTTCGTATAGGTGTTTCGCTTGATTACGATACAGGGGAGCGAGAAGTCTTTCTAAAAGAAGGAGACGATTGGCGCACCTTATTTGCTTACAACGCTATGTCTGACAAGGGTGAATACCCAGTTGGCTTTGCAAAAGACCCAAATATTCTTTATTTCAAAGGTTATAAAGGAGACTTCCGTGCATTGTACACCTTGAACCTTACTACTAATGAGCGAACAGAGGTGTATGCTGATGAAGGGTACGATGTTAATGGTAGCCTTATCTATTCACCGGTTACCCGAGATGCAATAGGAGTACGCCATGACGGTCGACATTATTGGGATGAACGTTACGTCGCTCTTCAAAATGGTATCGATGCTGGTCTTCCTGATTACGACAATACCTTAGTCAGCTTTAGCGACGACGAACAAACATATGTTGTTTATTCAGAGTCAGACACCTTACCAGGAGTTTATTTGTTGGGTGACCGTAAAGAAGGCACGTTAGTGATGCTTTTTGAGCAGTATGCTCAAATAGATCCGGCAAAATTATCTGAGCATACGTTAATTGAATATGAAGCCAGAGACGGCATCAAAATCGAAGCGTATTTGACTTTACCAAAAGGCGAAGGCCCGTTTCCTACCATTATTCATCCCCACGGCGGCCCCGGAGCAAGAGATTTCAGTGGTTTCGACTATTGGACAGCGTATTTTACGTCGAAAGGTTATGCAGTACTAAGGCCTAACTTTAGAGGTTCTAGAGGGTATGGGTACAGCTTTGCGCAAAGCCAAATGAAAGGTTGGGGCTTGGCTATGCAAGATGATATCACCGATGCGGCAAACTGGATGGTAGAGCAGGGGCACGCTGAGCAAGACAACATGTGTATTGTGGGCGCTAGCTATGGCGGTTACGCCGCCCTGATGGCAACTGTCAAAACCCCGGATCTGTTTAAGTGTGCGGTGAGCTTTGCTGGCGTAAGTTCACTTAAACACGTCATTATTCATTCTCGCCGTTTCCTGAACAACGAATTTGTGAAAAACCAAATTGGGGATGATTATGATGACCTTGAAGCGCGCTCGCCTTACTACAATGCGAAAGGGATAAAGACGCCAATTTTGCTGGTACATGGAGATGAAGATAGAGTTGTCCCTCCACTTCATAGTCGCTACATGGCTGACGAGTTAGATGATTACGACAAGGTCTACAAATATGTAGAGCTTGAAAGTGGCGACCACAATTTGTCTATTCAGCGAAATCGACATATTTTCTTTAAGGAAATGGATGCATTTTTAGACCAACACCTTAGGCCAGCGAGTAAAGCGAGTGCTGCAACGGCAAACGTTTCAGCTTCCGAGTAA
- a CDS encoding exonuclease SbcC, with the protein MHAIPIRIDHYPLSEMIGVISHIEAMKERIPTQLKVIKRNGVGLSALEKPYAVG; encoded by the coding sequence GTGCATGCTATACCAATCCGCATAGATCATTACCCACTCAGCGAGATGATTGGTGTGATAAGCCATATTGAAGCCATGAAAGAGCGTATTCCTACTCAGCTTAAAGTGATTAAACGCAACGGTGTAGGCTTAAGCGCACTAGAAAAACCTTATGCGGTGGGGTGA